A region of Catharus ustulatus isolate bCatUst1 chromosome 9, bCatUst1.pri.v2, whole genome shotgun sequence DNA encodes the following proteins:
- the RNF2 gene encoding E3 ubiquitin-protein ligase RING2, whose amino-acid sequence MSQAVQTNGTQPLSKTWELSLYELQRTPQEAITDGLEIVVSPRSLHSELMCPICLDMLKNTMTTKECLHRFCADCIITALRSGNKECPTCRKKLVSKRSLRPDPNFDALISKIYPSRDEYEAHQERVLARISKHNNQQALSHSIEEGLKIQAMNRLQRGKKQQIENGSGAEDNGDSSHCSNASTHSNQEAGPSNKRTKTSDDSGLELDNNNTTVAIDPVMDGASEIELVFRPHPTLMENDDSAQTRYIKTSGNATVDHLSKYLAVRLALEELRSKGESNQMNLDTASEKQYTIYIATAAGQFTVLNGSFSLELVSEKYWKVNKPMELYYAPTKEHK is encoded by the exons ATGTCTCAGGCCGTGCAGACCAACGGGACGCAGCCTCTGAGCAAGACCTGGGAGCTGAGTCTGTATGAGCTGCAGAGAACACCCCAG GAAGCCATCACAGATGGCCTGGAGATCGTGGTGTCCCCCCGGAGCCTGCACAGTGAACTTATGTGTCCCATCTGCCTGGACATGCTCAAGAACACCATGACCACGAAGGAGTGTCTGCATCGCTTCTGCGCCGACTGCATCATCACTGCCCTCAGGAGCGG CAACAAAGAATGTCCCACGTGTCGCAAAAAGCTCGTTTCCAAGAGGTCCCTGCGGCCAGACCCCAATTTCGACGCTCTCATCAGTAAGATTTACCCGAGCCGGGATGAGTACGAAGCTCATCAGGAGAGGGTGCTGGCCAGGATCAGCAAGCACAACAACCAGCAAGCCCTGAGTCACAGCATCGAGGAGGGATTAAAGATTCAGGCTATGAACAG GTTGCAGCGGGGCAAGAAGCAGCAGATTGAGAATGGCAGCGGGGCCGAGGACAAcggggacagctcccactgcagcaatGCCTCCACACACAGCAACCAGGAGGCAGGGCCCAGCAACAAGAGGACCAAAACCTCGGATGactctgggctggagctggacaACAACAACACCACTGTGGCCATAGATCCTGTGATGGACGGGGCCAGTGAGATCGAGCTGGTGTTCAGGCCTCACCCCACCCTCATGGAGAACGATGACAGCGCACAGACAAG GTACATCAAGACCTCGGGCAATGCCACGGTTGATCACCTGTCCAAGTACCTGGCAGTGAGGCTGGCCCTGGAGGAGCTGCGGAGCAAGGGCGAGTCCAACCAGATGAACCTGGACACGGCCAGCGAGAAGCAGTACACCATCTACATCGCCACCGCCGCCGGCCAGTTCACC GTGCTAAATGGGTCCTTTTCTCTGGAGCTGGTCAGTGAGAAGTACTGGAAAGTGAACAAACCCATGGAACTGTACTATGCCCCCACCAAGGAGCACAAATAA